From the genome of Sphingobacterium kitahiroshimense, one region includes:
- a CDS encoding YkvA family protein, translating into MKKQFLGKALALFERFKTHKITSADLEEAEQKAKNLDVRKEDFQLLIAMCKDTFSGKYKMNKWNLSVIVATIIYVISPLDAIPDVIPVLGWIDDVTIIGYAISKLSEEILKYKLFSKQSIVVKS; encoded by the coding sequence ATGAAGAAACAATTTCTAGGTAAGGCTCTGGCTCTATTTGAAAGATTTAAAACACATAAAATTACGTCGGCGGATTTAGAGGAAGCTGAACAAAAGGCGAAAAATTTGGATGTTCGAAAGGAAGATTTTCAATTGTTGATAGCAATGTGTAAGGATACATTTTCGGGAAAATACAAAATGAATAAGTGGAATTTATCCGTTATCGTTGCGACTATAATATATGTGATATCGCCATTAGATGCTATTCCAGACGTTATTCCGGTGTTGGGATGGATAGATGATGTGACTATTATTGGATATGCTATCTCAAAACTCTCCGAAGAAATATTAAAATACAAGTTGTTTAGTAAACAATCTATTGTAGTCAAATCTTAG
- a CDS encoding 2-oxoglutarate dehydrogenase E1 component, which yields MDKLTYLSNADSSYIDGLYQAYKQDPESVDFGWQKFFEGFDFGQNAGESVGVSGDATPDHVLKEINVLNMINGYRDRGHLFTQTNPVRERRKYYPGKELETFGLSEADMSTIFNAGVEVGLGPAKLKDIRQLIEDTYCRSIGAEFKYIRNPEKIKWLQDRMEADRNKPTYSLDIKKRILDKLNHAVAFESFLGTKFLGQKRFSLEGAESLIPALDAVIEKGSELGIQEFVIGMAHRGRLNVLTNIMGKPYKTVFSEFEGKTYAEDPEINFGGDVKYHLGYSTDVKTDDGKTIHLSLAPNPSHLETVDPIVEGLVRSKIDMKYEGDSSKIAPIAIHGDAAIAGQGVVYEVTQMSKLDGYKTGGTIHIVINNQIGFTTNYKDARSGTYCTDVAKITSSPVFHVNGDDAEALVYAIKLAVEYRQKYKTDVFIDLLCYRRFGHNEADEPKFTQPLLYKLIEKHPNPKEVYAKKLIEEGSIDEAYSKKIEKDFKAILQEKLEESKEVVNLTEETPMFSGAWKGLRPAKKGESFKPVKTNVSDKTFLQLAKEITTLPKDKSFFRKISRLFEDRAKMIEKDSYDWAMGELMAYATLLNEGSRVRISGQDVQRGTFSHRHAVLTLENSEETYTPLANINGGDKFSIYNSLLSEYAVLGFEYGYASANPHALTIWEAQFGDFYNGAQIIVDQYLSSAETKWKRSNGLVMLLPHGMEGQGPEHSSARIERFLELCADENLILANCTTPANYFHLLRRQQVREFRKPLVAFTPKSLLRHPKVVSSLKDFTTSTFQEVIDDANVNAKDVKRVLFCSGKVYFDLLEKQEADKRKDIAIVRLEQLFPIPEEQLKAIRKKYNKAKEFIWVQEENENMGAWSYYCRKLMNTEIAFTGFVARKESGSTATGYMKQHVAQQASILNKSFE from the coding sequence ATGGACAAACTTACATATTTGAGTAACGCTGATTCGAGCTATATCGACGGCTTATATCAAGCGTACAAACAAGATCCAGAATCCGTAGATTTTGGATGGCAAAAATTTTTTGAAGGTTTTGACTTTGGTCAAAATGCTGGCGAAAGTGTTGGTGTTTCTGGAGATGCAACACCAGATCATGTTTTAAAAGAGATTAATGTCTTGAACATGATTAATGGCTACAGAGACCGTGGTCATTTATTTACGCAAACAAATCCGGTACGTGAACGTCGCAAATATTATCCTGGAAAAGAATTAGAGACATTTGGTCTTTCTGAAGCTGACATGAGCACAATCTTTAATGCTGGTGTAGAAGTTGGCTTAGGTCCTGCCAAATTAAAAGATATTAGACAATTAATTGAAGATACTTATTGTCGCTCAATTGGTGCAGAATTCAAATACATCCGTAACCCGGAAAAAATTAAATGGTTACAAGATCGTATGGAGGCTGATCGTAACAAGCCTACCTATTCTTTAGACATCAAAAAAAGAATCTTAGACAAATTAAACCATGCAGTTGCTTTTGAAAGTTTCTTAGGAACAAAATTCTTAGGTCAAAAACGTTTCTCTTTAGAAGGTGCAGAAAGCTTAATTCCAGCTTTAGATGCTGTTATCGAAAAAGGATCTGAATTAGGTATCCAAGAATTTGTAATCGGAATGGCTCACCGTGGCCGTTTAAATGTATTAACAAATATCATGGGTAAACCTTACAAAACTGTTTTTTCAGAATTTGAAGGTAAAACTTATGCCGAAGACCCTGAAATTAACTTTGGTGGTGACGTAAAATATCACTTAGGCTATTCAACAGATGTTAAAACAGATGATGGTAAAACAATCCATTTGAGTTTAGCTCCAAACCCTTCTCACTTAGAAACCGTAGATCCAATTGTTGAAGGTTTAGTTCGTTCAAAAATTGACATGAAATATGAAGGCGATTCATCTAAAATCGCTCCTATTGCTATTCATGGGGATGCTGCTATCGCTGGTCAAGGTGTTGTATATGAAGTAACACAGATGTCCAAATTGGATGGTTATAAAACAGGTGGTACAATCCACATTGTCATTAACAACCAAATTGGTTTCACAACAAATTATAAAGACGCCCGTTCTGGTACATACTGTACAGATGTTGCAAAAATTACTTCTTCACCTGTGTTCCACGTGAATGGTGATGATGCTGAAGCTTTAGTATATGCCATTAAATTGGCAGTGGAATACCGTCAAAAATATAAAACTGACGTTTTCATTGATTTATTATGTTACAGAAGATTTGGTCATAATGAGGCTGATGAACCTAAGTTTACGCAACCATTACTGTACAAATTGATCGAAAAACATCCGAATCCAAAGGAAGTTTATGCTAAAAAATTAATCGAAGAAGGTAGTATAGATGAAGCTTATTCTAAAAAAATAGAAAAAGACTTCAAAGCAATTCTACAAGAGAAATTAGAAGAATCAAAAGAAGTTGTTAACTTAACAGAAGAAACTCCAATGTTCTCAGGCGCTTGGAAAGGTCTTCGTCCTGCTAAAAAAGGTGAATCTTTCAAACCTGTAAAAACCAATGTATCGGATAAAACATTCTTACAGTTAGCAAAAGAAATTACAACACTTCCTAAAGATAAAAGCTTCTTCCGTAAAATCTCTCGCTTATTCGAAGATCGTGCAAAGATGATTGAAAAAGATTCTTACGATTGGGCAATGGGCGAATTAATGGCTTATGCTACATTATTAAATGAAGGAAGCCGCGTACGTATTTCTGGTCAAGATGTACAGCGTGGTACATTCTCTCACAGACATGCTGTATTAACATTAGAAAATTCAGAAGAAACTTACACACCATTAGCAAATATCAATGGTGGAGATAAATTCTCAATTTACAACTCCCTACTTTCTGAGTATGCAGTATTAGGTTTCGAATATGGTTATGCTTCAGCAAACCCACATGCATTAACAATTTGGGAAGCACAATTTGGAGATTTCTACAATGGTGCACAGATTATTGTGGATCAGTATTTATCATCTGCAGAAACGAAATGGAAACGTTCTAATGGTTTAGTAATGTTATTACCTCACGGTATGGAAGGGCAAGGTCCTGAGCACTCTTCGGCTCGTATCGAAAGATTCTTAGAGCTTTGTGCGGACGAAAACTTGATCTTAGCAAACTGTACAACACCTGCAAACTACTTCCATTTATTACGCCGTCAACAAGTTCGTGAATTCCGCAAACCATTAGTAGCGTTTACTCCAAAATCGTTGTTGCGCCATCCCAAAGTTGTTTCTTCATTGAAAGATTTCACGACCAGCACTTTCCAAGAGGTAATTGACGATGCAAATGTAAATGCAAAAGATGTAAAACGTGTGTTGTTCTGCTCTGGTAAAGTATACTTCGATTTATTAGAAAAACAAGAAGCTGATAAACGTAAAGATATTGCAATTGTGAGGTTAGAACAATTATTCCCTATTCCTGAGGAACAATTGAAAGCTATCCGTAAAAAATACAACAAAGCAAAAGAATTTATTTGGGTTCAAGAAGAAAACGAAAACATGGGAGCTTGGTCTTACTACTGTCGTAAACTAATGAATACTGAAATTGCATTCACTGGATTTGTAGCACGTAAGGAAAGCGGTAGTACTGCTACTGGTTATATGAAACAGCACGTAGCACAACAAGCTAGCATTTTAAATAAATCATTCGAATAA
- a CDS encoding UbiD family decarboxylase, whose protein sequence is MGYRSLAECVSDLEQHGHLIRIKEEVDPYLEMAAIHMRVFDAEGPALYFENIKGTDFPAVSNLFGTLDRSKFMFRDTLDHIKKLVDVKMDPTAVLKNPFKYLSSSAVALGALPWKKKSNASILYGKTEISKLPQVVNWPMDGGAFVTMPQVYTEDITKPGIMQANLGMYRIQLSGNDYIQDKEIGLHYQLHRGIGIHQQKANQLGKPLKVSIFIGGPPSHPLSAVMPLPEGLSEMIFAGALGNRRFRYFYDHEGFCISADADFVITGTVYPNENKPEGPFGDHIGYYSLTHPFPLMKVHNVYHKKDPIWSFTVVGRPPQEDTSFGNLIHEITGAAIPKEINGLQAVHAVDAAGVHPLLFAIGRESYTPYQKVDRPQEILTIASQALGKNQLSLAKYLFIAAIEDDPDLNIYDVAGFLRHMLERIDLSRDLHFHTNTTIDTLDYSGDGLNAGSKVIFAAAGSKKRILSNEIPLGLSVPRPFNHVKMAMPGILVVDGAAFTSYEQEEVILKDWCDGMKDVDFTGIQMVVLADDASFTAANENNFVWVTFTRSNPAYDIYGVNSFTKYKHWGCYGPVIIDARRKPHHAPDLIKDPAVEKRVDAMGAKGGSLHGII, encoded by the coding sequence ATGGGATATAGAAGTTTAGCGGAGTGTGTTAGCGATTTAGAGCAACATGGACATTTGATCCGAATTAAGGAAGAGGTAGATCCTTATTTAGAAATGGCAGCCATTCACATGCGTGTTTTCGACGCAGAGGGACCGGCTTTGTATTTTGAAAATATAAAAGGCACAGATTTTCCAGCAGTTTCTAATTTATTTGGGACTTTAGACCGTTCTAAATTTATGTTTAGGGATACATTAGATCATATTAAAAAGCTGGTTGATGTCAAGATGGACCCTACCGCAGTTTTAAAAAATCCGTTTAAATATTTAAGCTCTTCGGCTGTCGCATTAGGAGCTCTTCCTTGGAAAAAGAAATCCAATGCCTCTATTTTGTATGGTAAAACTGAAATTAGCAAGTTGCCTCAAGTAGTAAATTGGCCTATGGACGGTGGTGCATTTGTAACCATGCCTCAAGTTTATACCGAGGATATTACTAAGCCGGGTATCATGCAGGCAAATCTAGGGATGTATCGTATACAACTCTCTGGTAATGATTATATTCAAGATAAAGAAATAGGACTTCATTATCAATTACATAGAGGTATTGGTATTCATCAACAAAAAGCAAATCAATTAGGGAAACCTTTGAAAGTTAGTATTTTTATCGGAGGGCCACCTTCACATCCTCTCTCAGCAGTAATGCCCTTACCTGAAGGGTTGTCAGAAATGATTTTTGCCGGGGCTCTAGGAAATCGTCGATTTCGTTATTTTTATGATCATGAGGGATTTTGTATTTCAGCAGATGCTGATTTTGTGATAACAGGAACTGTGTATCCTAATGAAAATAAGCCTGAAGGTCCTTTTGGTGATCATATCGGTTATTATAGTTTAACCCATCCTTTTCCTTTAATGAAAGTTCATAATGTGTATCATAAAAAAGATCCGATTTGGTCTTTTACCGTTGTTGGTCGCCCTCCACAGGAAGATACAAGTTTTGGTAATTTGATTCACGAAATTACAGGTGCCGCAATTCCTAAGGAAATTAATGGTCTGCAGGCTGTTCATGCTGTTGATGCCGCTGGTGTGCATCCTTTATTGTTTGCTATAGGAAGAGAAAGCTACACGCCGTATCAAAAAGTGGATAGACCGCAGGAGATCTTGACGATAGCCAGCCAGGCATTGGGTAAAAATCAACTGAGTTTAGCGAAGTACTTATTTATTGCAGCGATTGAAGATGATCCTGATCTTAATATTTATGATGTTGCAGGTTTTTTGCGTCATATGTTAGAAAGAATCGATCTTTCAAGAGATTTACATTTTCATACTAATACGACTATAGATACTCTCGATTATTCTGGTGATGGACTTAATGCCGGCTCTAAAGTTATTTTTGCAGCCGCAGGTTCAAAGAAAAGAATATTGAGTAATGAAATTCCTTTGGGATTATCGGTTCCTCGTCCTTTCAATCATGTTAAGATGGCGATGCCGGGTATCCTTGTTGTCGATGGTGCTGCATTTACATCTTATGAGCAAGAGGAAGTGATTTTGAAGGATTGGTGTGATGGAATGAAAGACGTTGATTTTACGGGGATACAGATGGTTGTTTTAGCTGATGACGCATCTTTTACTGCTGCAAATGAAAACAATTTTGTATGGGTAACCTTTACAAGATCGAATCCAGCATATGATATTTATGGTGTCAATAGCTTTACAAAATATAAACATTGGGGTTGTTATGGACCGGTTATTATCGATGCAAGACGTAAGCCGCACCATGCTCCTGACTTAATTAAAGATCCTGCTGTTGAAAAAAGAGTAGACGCAATGGGAGCAAAGGGGGGATCATTACACGGTATTATTTAG
- a CDS encoding L,D-transpeptidase family protein — MRNLVLVYFLFILSFSSCQTDPPTFGDILAKSFDQEIFKDFDSTAYFSAIEKELKGDNSRLFNPKWMRVLADSSRGFTWIPNQLFTGGTDTLLYYLERSEEHGIDPSIFHTVEISRALNRLKSKQITDLNEAYQLLAKVEVLSSDALVAYLNVLENGIVNPKKLYGRYFVGHKRYSLDKAKHLLDSALNVSEVVNHAQPTNSIYRKFQHLLLEGDLNKEERVKVLMTMERLRWMGEDFPDKYVFVNIPEMKLQMITAGAVEQTMNVCVGETENKAFAKTGENHETPMMRGVLDRMQVNPVWNIPKSIVKKELLNSVRANPGYLESRNMVVYNLKGQIVDPYTINWQADSVENFKFKQNPGFDNSLGNIKFIFANPYAIYLHDTPAKQKFKVSNRALSHGCVRVEDPTSLAAFLVNNEKEAEKIATEIKDSVNNSRWVKMKEGIPVYLSYYTTWLDEDNKIQQFPDIYGYDERLKVAMKKYLN, encoded by the coding sequence ATGCGAAATTTAGTGCTTGTATATTTTTTGTTTATACTTTCTTTTTCATCTTGTCAAACAGATCCGCCCACATTTGGTGATATTTTAGCAAAGTCATTTGATCAAGAGATATTTAAAGATTTTGATAGTACGGCATATTTCTCTGCTATTGAGAAAGAATTAAAAGGTGATAACTCTCGTTTGTTTAACCCGAAATGGATGCGTGTATTAGCAGATTCCTCTCGTGGTTTTACCTGGATACCTAATCAGTTGTTTACGGGTGGTACAGATACTTTATTGTACTATCTAGAAAGATCTGAAGAACATGGTATTGATCCCTCAATTTTTCATACTGTAGAAATTAGCCGTGCTTTGAATCGGCTAAAAAGTAAGCAAATAACGGATTTAAATGAGGCTTACCAATTGTTGGCAAAAGTGGAAGTTCTTTCTTCAGATGCTTTGGTTGCCTATTTGAACGTATTGGAAAACGGTATTGTAAATCCTAAAAAACTTTACGGAAGGTATTTTGTCGGGCATAAACGATATTCGTTAGATAAGGCAAAGCACTTGTTGGATAGTGCTTTAAATGTTTCGGAGGTTGTGAACCATGCTCAACCTACAAATTCGATTTATAGAAAATTTCAGCATCTGTTGCTTGAAGGAGATCTTAATAAGGAAGAACGTGTCAAAGTTTTGATGACCATGGAACGGTTGCGGTGGATGGGGGAAGATTTTCCTGATAAATATGTCTTCGTGAATATTCCGGAAATGAAACTTCAGATGATCACAGCAGGGGCTGTTGAACAAACGATGAATGTTTGTGTGGGAGAGACTGAAAACAAAGCTTTTGCTAAAACAGGGGAAAATCACGAAACTCCTATGATGCGCGGTGTACTGGATAGAATGCAAGTTAATCCTGTATGGAATATACCTAAAAGTATTGTGAAAAAGGAACTGTTAAATAGTGTAAGAGCTAATCCAGGTTATCTTGAGAGTCGGAATATGGTGGTTTATAATCTAAAGGGGCAAATCGTTGATCCTTATACAATAAATTGGCAGGCAGATTCGGTAGAGAATTTTAAATTTAAGCAAAACCCTGGATTTGATAATTCATTAGGGAATATAAAGTTCATCTTTGCAAATCCTTATGCTATTTATCTTCACGATACTCCTGCTAAACAGAAATTTAAGGTGAGTAACCGTGCTTTGAGTCATGGATGTGTACGTGTAGAAGATCCTACCAGTTTAGCTGCTTTTTTAGTTAATAATGAGAAAGAGGCGGAAAAAATTGCAACAGAAATCAAAGATTCAGTTAATAATTCCAGATGGGTGAAAATGAAAGAGGGCATCCCTGTTTACCTATCTTATTACACGACTTGGTTAGATGAGGATAATAAAATTCAACAATTTCCTGATATCTATGGTTATGACGAACGATTGAAGGTGGCAATGAAGAAATATCTCAATTAA
- a CDS encoding deoxyribodipyrimidine photo-lyase has product MEKRAALIWFRNDLRLHDNEVFLEASSKSSFIIPIFCFDPRYYAKNQYDFLNTNVIRAAFQLETVKALKEKLQSLGSDLITFVGYPEDIIPRIAQKYEVDEVYHHREVANRETTISEKVEEELWKSKINLKHIIGHTLYHKEDLPFPIRDIPNSFATFKKKIERESFVRRSADYPTNFVTAPHLEKTALPTLEELGYSKEEIRLVKNKFIEGGEDLALEMMQAVLDDPRGSEHDYTLLSPFIALGSLSPINLYHEIKKRENGKKNKRFDKIIDMLLWRDYFRFMLKKYPNVFFKEKGFKKEQIMSKNDQLLFDKWRFGETENDFVNQSMILLQKTGYLPYFARIIVSSFLVQEYNINWLKGAYWFEQNIFDYSPATNYGNWSHIAGVGTSEKDNTPIDWQKLINTHYPKGIQEPEDYWG; this is encoded by the coding sequence ATGGAAAAAAGGGCCGCGTTGATCTGGTTTAGAAATGATTTGAGGCTTCATGACAATGAAGTGTTTTTAGAAGCATCCTCAAAAAGTTCCTTTATCATCCCTATCTTTTGTTTTGATCCCAGATATTATGCTAAAAACCAATACGACTTCTTAAATACAAATGTTATAAGAGCTGCTTTCCAACTAGAAACAGTTAAAGCCCTGAAAGAAAAATTACAATCCTTAGGAAGTGATCTGATTACTTTTGTCGGCTATCCTGAAGATATTATTCCTCGCATTGCACAAAAATATGAGGTCGATGAAGTATATCATCATCGTGAAGTTGCTAACAGAGAAACTACAATATCCGAAAAAGTAGAAGAAGAACTCTGGAAAAGTAAAATTAATTTAAAGCATATCATCGGTCACACCCTCTACCATAAAGAAGATTTACCTTTTCCAATCCGTGATATTCCAAATTCATTTGCAACATTCAAAAAGAAAATAGAGCGGGAAAGTTTTGTAAGAAGATCAGCAGATTACCCTACTAATTTTGTAACAGCCCCTCATCTCGAGAAAACAGCTCTACCTACTTTGGAAGAGTTAGGTTATAGCAAAGAAGAAATACGACTTGTTAAAAACAAATTCATTGAAGGTGGAGAAGATCTAGCACTTGAAATGATGCAGGCTGTACTGGATGATCCTAGAGGGTCAGAACATGACTATACATTACTATCTCCTTTTATAGCACTGGGCTCATTATCGCCGATAAACCTGTATCATGAAATTAAGAAAAGGGAAAACGGTAAGAAAAATAAACGTTTTGACAAAATTATAGATATGTTACTCTGGAGAGACTATTTCAGATTCATGTTAAAAAAATATCCAAATGTTTTCTTTAAGGAGAAAGGATTTAAAAAAGAGCAAATAATGAGTAAAAATGATCAATTACTCTTTGATAAATGGAGATTTGGAGAAACAGAAAATGATTTTGTTAATCAAAGCATGATCTTACTCCAAAAAACAGGATACCTCCCTTACTTTGCGAGAATTATTGTATCGAGCTTTCTTGTGCAAGAATATAATATCAATTGGCTAAAAGGCGCATATTGGTTTGAACAAAATATATTCGACTACAGTCCCGCAACCAACTATGGCAATTGGTCGCATATAGCAGGGGTCGGCACAAGTGAAAAAGATAATACACCAATAGATTGGCAAAAGTTAATTAATACACATTATCCAAAAGGAATTCAAGAACCAGAGGATTATTGGGGTTAA
- a CDS encoding BON domain-containing protein, translated as MELKRVFPMLMMAGTLAVAMPSCKSKVSDADLKAKVETVITSHQGITTSVKDGVVTLEGFASSDAEKAQIETDVKAADKSIKSVVNNIIVQAVPPAEISVNTVDESLAKGIVDATKDFPTVQATVKDGVISVTGTIEKAKLVTLKQALDNLHPKKVDLSAVVTK; from the coding sequence ATGGAGTTAAAAAGAGTATTCCCAATGTTAATGATGGCGGGCACTTTAGCTGTTGCAATGCCTTCCTGTAAATCTAAAGTTTCTGATGCTGATTTAAAAGCTAAAGTAGAAACGGTGATTACTAGCCATCAAGGTATAACGACATCGGTTAAGGATGGTGTCGTTACTTTGGAAGGTTTCGCATCTTCAGATGCAGAGAAGGCTCAGATTGAAACTGACGTCAAAGCTGCTGATAAGTCTATCAAGTCTGTTGTGAATAATATTATCGTGCAAGCTGTTCCTCCGGCAGAGATTTCTGTTAATACTGTGGATGAATCATTAGCTAAAGGTATTGTTGATGCTACAAAAGATTTTCCAACTGTGCAGGCTACTGTTAAAGATGGAGTTATTTCAGTAACTGGAACTATTGAAAAAGCAAAGTTAGTAACACTAAAACAAGCTTTGGATAATTTACATCCCAAAAAAGTTGATCTGAGTGCGGTTGTCACTAAATAA
- the odhB gene encoding 2-oxoglutarate dehydrogenase complex dihydrolipoyllysine-residue succinyltransferase, whose amino-acid sequence MSLEIKVPTVGESITEVTLSQWLKQDGDYVEMDENIAELESDKATFELPAEKAGILRIIAQEGDTLEIGAVVCTIEEGGSPAGDAKPAAAVSEEKASTPAATANVADENPDSYAAGTASPAAAKILREKGIDPATIKGTGKEGRITKEDAEKAQVAPKAAAPAKEAPKATAPVAVAGSRNERREKMTSLRKTIAKRLVSVKNETAMLTTFNEVNMQPIMDLRAKYKDTFKEKHGVGLGFMSFFTKAVTTALKEWPAVNARIEENELVYSDFADISIAVSAPKGLVVPVLRNAESMSLHEIEKGIGALAVKARDNKLTIDEMTGGTFTITNGGVFGSMMSTPIINAPQSAILGMHNIIQRPVAENGQVVIRPMMYIALSYDHRVIDGRESVSFLVRVKQLLEDPARLLLEV is encoded by the coding sequence ATGAGCTTAGAAATTAAAGTACCAACCGTAGGTGAATCCATTACTGAGGTAACCTTGTCACAATGGTTGAAACAAGATGGCGATTACGTCGAAATGGACGAAAACATCGCTGAATTGGAATCTGATAAAGCAACTTTTGAATTACCAGCAGAAAAAGCAGGTATTTTAAGAATCATTGCTCAAGAAGGTGATACTTTAGAAATTGGTGCTGTAGTATGTACTATCGAAGAAGGTGGTTCTCCTGCTGGTGATGCAAAACCTGCAGCTGCTGTTTCTGAAGAAAAAGCTAGCACTCCTGCTGCAACAGCTAATGTTGCTGATGAGAATCCTGATTCTTATGCTGCTGGAACTGCTTCTCCTGCTGCCGCTAAAATTTTAAGAGAAAAAGGAATTGATCCTGCTACTATTAAGGGTACAGGTAAAGAAGGCCGTATTACAAAAGAAGATGCTGAAAAAGCACAAGTAGCTCCTAAAGCAGCTGCTCCTGCTAAAGAAGCACCAAAGGCTACTGCTCCAGTTGCTGTAGCTGGTTCACGTAACGAACGTCGTGAGAAAATGACTTCATTGCGTAAAACAATTGCGAAACGCTTAGTTTCTGTTAAAAATGAAACAGCAATGTTAACAACTTTCAATGAAGTTAACATGCAACCGATCATGGATCTACGTGCTAAATACAAAGATACCTTCAAAGAAAAGCATGGTGTAGGTCTAGGCTTCATGTCATTCTTCACTAAGGCTGTTACAACAGCATTAAAAGAATGGCCTGCAGTAAACGCTAGAATTGAAGAAAATGAATTAGTATATTCCGATTTTGCAGATATTTCAATCGCAGTTTCTGCTCCGAAAGGATTAGTAGTTCCTGTTCTTAGAAACGCAGAGTCAATGTCATTACATGAAATCGAAAAAGGAATTGGCGCATTAGCTGTAAAAGCACGTGACAACAAATTAACGATCGACGAAATGACTGGTGGTACATTTACAATTACGAACGGTGGTGTATTTGGTTCAATGATGTCAACTCCGATTATCAATGCTCCACAATCTGCTATCCTAGGTATGCACAACATCATCCAACGTCCAGTTGCAGAGAATGGTCAAGTCGTTATCCGTCCAATGATGTATATCGCACTTTCATATGATCACCGCGTGATTGATGGTCGTGAGTCTGTAAGCTTCTTAGTACGTGTAAAACAGTTATTAGAAGATCCTGCTCGTTTGTTATTAGAAGTTTAA
- a CDS encoding SH3 domain-containing protein has product MALEEKYKVLLDTARSSGINDLNYAEQDGVLQIRGTAPSADVKNKLWEIYGNIDPNFATGDVVMDVEVATEVPGSEVRVITDSSNLNIRKGPGTDQPIVGKAAKDEIITLISKANDQWWLVRTKDNEEGYCFAQYLQTV; this is encoded by the coding sequence ATGGCTTTAGAAGAAAAATATAAAGTATTATTGGATACTGCGAGATCATCTGGTATTAATGATTTAAATTATGCCGAGCAGGATGGCGTATTGCAAATTAGGGGTACTGCCCCTTCTGCAGATGTTAAGAATAAATTATGGGAAATATATGGAAATATAGACCCAAATTTTGCAACAGGAGATGTGGTTATGGATGTAGAAGTAGCTACTGAGGTTCCAGGAAGTGAGGTCAGGGTTATTACTGATAGTTCAAATCTGAACATTCGTAAAGGACCTGGTACTGATCAGCCAATCGTTGGAAAAGCTGCAAAGGATGAAATCATCACATTGATTAGTAAAGCTAATGACCAGTGGTGGTTAGTTCGGACAAAAGATAATGAAGAGGGGTATTGTTTTGCACAGTATCTACAGACAGTTTAA
- a CDS encoding CDGSH iron-sulfur domain-containing protein — translation MSKTKLTINNNGSVKIEGDFEIVDRNGDTYGLQGRTVLSICRCGLSKNKPFCDGAHNGHFEHEAIAFDLPPKKA, via the coding sequence ATGTCGAAGACGAAACTTACAATTAATAATAACGGATCAGTAAAAATTGAAGGCGATTTTGAAATCGTTGATAGAAATGGTGACACTTATGGTTTGCAGGGAAGAACAGTACTTTCGATTTGTCGTTGTGGATTATCCAAAAATAAACCTTTTTGCGATGGTGCTCACAATGGTCATTTTGAACATGAGGCTATTGCCTTTGATCTTCCTCCAAAGAAAGCATAG
- a CDS encoding GreA/GreB family elongation factor, whose protein sequence is MSSCKLHVEDRIANLELALKSAHEASTDDTKSSAGDKYETTREMMQQDIARCQMQLAEAKKDELILTGLLEPNHLDFVQNGSIVETNLGIYFIAISIGVVKIDHDKVFVISNQSPIGKLLLRKKVGESFVFNNVEQRLLSIN, encoded by the coding sequence ATGTCATCATGTAAATTACATGTTGAGGATCGCATTGCAAACTTAGAACTGGCATTGAAATCGGCTCACGAGGCAAGTACTGATGATACTAAAAGTAGTGCGGGTGATAAATATGAAACTACGCGCGAAATGATGCAACAGGATATCGCGAGATGTCAAATGCAGTTGGCAGAAGCAAAAAAGGATGAATTAATATTAACGGGGCTTCTTGAACCTAATCATTTGGATTTTGTACAGAATGGAAGTATAGTGGAAACAAATTTGGGTATTTATTTTATTGCAATTAGCATTGGTGTTGTGAAAATCGATCATGATAAGGTGTTTGTAATATCTAATCAATCGCCAATCGGAAAGTTGCTTTTACGAAAGAAAGTTGGGGAATCATTTGTCTTCAATAATGTAGAACAACGTCTACTTTCTATTAATTAG